The nucleotide sequence ATGCAGCGGCCGTGGTCAGTGTCCTCGAGTCGAACAAGATCCGTTATCGCATCGACGAGAACAGCGGGATACTGCTGGTCGATGCCGCCCGCATCAACGATGCACGGTTGAAGCTCGCTGAAGCCGGCATGCCGGCCGAGACGGCCGCGGGCTTCGAGCTGCTGGACCAGGAGCAGGGTATCGGGACCAGCCAGTTCATGGAGACCGCGCGTTTCCGTCGCAGCCTCGAAGGAGAGCTGGCTCGCACCATTTCGAGCATCACCAGCGTCAAGGGCGCACGGGTGCATCTGGCCATTCCCGAACGCTCGGTGTTTCTGCGCGATCAGCGCAAGCCGAGCGCATCGGTGCTGCTCGAAGTGCTGGCGGGGCGCAGCGTGGCGGAGAGCCAGGTGCGCGCGATCGGCAACCTGGTCGCCTCCAGTGTTCCGGATCTGCAGCTTGCCGAGGTCACGATCGTCGATCAGAAGGGCAACCTGCTGTCGAACTTTAGCCAGGACGCGGACGCCGCGGCCGCCAACAAGCAGCTCGAATACACCGCGAAGCTGGAGATGCAACTCGTGGAGCGCGTCCAGCGCATGCTCGATCCGGTGCTCGGCAGCGGTCGCTACAAGGCGGAGGTAACCGCCGACGTGGATTTCACCGCGGTGGAACAGACCGACGAGATCTACAACCCGGACCTTCCGGCGATACGCAGCGAGCAGAAACTCGATGAACAGCGCTTGCCGGGCGATGCCGGTGCCGGGATACCGGGAGCGCTCAGCAACCAGCCTCCGGCTACGGGCGCGGCACCGGAAGTCGCGACCGCGGCAGCCGGTACCGAGGCGGTCGCAGTCGAGCAGCCGCGCAATGTGCGCAGCCAGTCGACCCGGAATTACGAACTCGATCGTTCGCTCAGTTACACCCGTCACCAGGTCGGGCGGGTGCGTCGCCTCAGCGTGGCGGTGGTGCTCGACAACCAGAGCAGCGTCAATGCCGAAACCGGAGAACGCTCCAGCGTGGCCTGGGATCCGGCGACGCTCGAGCGCATCACCACGCTGGTGCGCGATGCGGTGGGTTACGATGCCGCGCGTGGCGATAGCGTGAACGTGGTCAATGCCGCGTTTTTCAGCGTTCCCGAAGGCGAAGAGGAGTCCGTTTCGATTCCTTTCTGGCAGCAGACCTGGTTTTTCCCGGTGCTGAGACAGAGCGTGGGAGTGTTGTTTATACTGCTGCTGGTTCTCGCGGTGATACGCCCGGTGTTGCGTTCGCTGAGCAGCAACGTGAAGCAGTTGCGCGCCATCGAAGAGCGCCATCGAGTCGAGAAAATGCTCGCCGAGGCTGCAGCTGCACAGGCCGTCGATGACGAAAAACTGATGCTGCCCGGACCCAAGCGCGAGTACGAACGGCGTCTTTCGGCGGTGCAGACGATGGTCGAGGGCGATGCCGAGCGGGTAGCCCAGGTGGTGCGCAAGTGGGTAGGAGAAAATGACTGAGCAAGTGGCGGGGCTCGAGCATCTGAAGCCGCTCGAGCAGGCGGCAATCCTGTTGCTGTCGGTTGGTGAGAGCAACGCCGCACGCATCCTGCGCTATCTGTCGCCCAAGGAGGTGCAGCGGGTGGGCTCGCAGATGACCCGTATGAACGATATCAAGGTCGACGATGTGAACCTGGTGCTCGAGCAGTTCCTGGTCGAAGTCGGCGCGGCGACCGGTCTCAGCATGGGAACCGAAAACTATATTCGCAACGTGCTGATCGAGGCGCTCGGCGACGAGCGCGCCAATACCCTGATCGACCAGATCCTGATGAGTGACAAGACCAAGGGTCTGGAGGCGCTGCGCTGGA is from Gammaproteobacteria bacterium and encodes:
- the fliF gene encoding flagellar M-ring protein FliF codes for the protein MADNEQGAGSQLPVLTGAAAALPANPYLEGIARLPIPRQIGVIVGLAASVALAVWVVIWSQGADLRPLYGSLEHLDAAAVVSVLESNKIRYRIDENSGILLVDAARINDARLKLAEAGMPAETAAGFELLDQEQGIGTSQFMETARFRRSLEGELARTISSITSVKGARVHLAIPERSVFLRDQRKPSASVLLEVLAGRSVAESQVRAIGNLVASSVPDLQLAEVTIVDQKGNLLSNFSQDADAAAANKQLEYTAKLEMQLVERVQRMLDPVLGSGRYKAEVTADVDFTAVEQTDEIYNPDLPAIRSEQKLDEQRLPGDAGAGIPGALSNQPPATGAAPEVATAAAGTEAVAVEQPRNVRSQSTRNYELDRSLSYTRHQVGRVRRLSVAVVLDNQSSVNAETGERSSVAWDPATLERITTLVRDAVGYDAARGDSVNVVNAAFFSVPEGEEESVSIPFWQQTWFFPVLRQSVGVLFILLLVLAVIRPVLRSLSSNVKQLRAIEERHRVEKMLAEAAAAQAVDDEKLMLPGPKREYERRLSAVQTMVEGDAERVAQVVRKWVGEND